Within the Micromonospora citrea genome, the region GCAGGAGTGGATCGACGTGCTGCTCGACGAGGAACTGGCGTACGCCAGTCTGCTGCTGGGCGACCTGCCGGCCGCCGAGGTGGCCGCCGGATACGCCGAGCGCGCCGCCGAGCAGAACCGTCGTGACCCGCAGCCCCTCGACTGGGTCGAGGAGGCCGCCCGGCGGGTGACCAGGGTGGTCGCGGTGGCGCGCCGCGACCCCGGCGAGGCGCGTGAGATCCTCGCCGGTCACGCCCGGGCCAACGCCCGCCAGCTGCGGCTGACCGGCCCGGCGACACCCGACCTGGGCCGGTAGCCACCGGCCGAACCGCCGGGTCCGGAGGCCGCTGGCTGCGGCCCGGCACGGCCGACTCTGGAGGTACGACGATGGAGCAGCGGATCAGCCTCGTCACGCTCGGCGTCGCCGACGTGGCCCGGGCCCACGCCTTCTACGAGCGGCTCGGCTGGCGCGGCCAGGAGGTCGAGGAGACCGTCTTCTTCCAGGCCGGCGGCCTGGCGCTGGTGCTGTGGGGGCGCGACAGGCTGGCCGCCGACGCCGGTATGGTCGACGGGCACGGGTTCGGCGGGATGACGCTGGCGCAGAACGTCCGCTCCCGGGGCGAGGTCGACGAGGTGCTGGCGGTGGCGGTCGAGGCCGGGGCGACGCTGACGCAGCCGGCGCGGGAGACGTTCTACGGCGGCTACGCCGGCTGCTTCGCCGACCCCGACGGGCACGTCTGGGAGATCGCCTGGAACCCGGGCTTCCCCCTCGCCGACGACGGCACGCTCACCGTCCCGGACTTCACCGCACACTGAGTGAGTGGCCGCGAAGGAGGCTCAGGGGCGTGCGTCGAACTGGGCGCGGGCCTCGAAGACCCGGTCCATGTGCGACTCCGCCCAACTCTTGATCCCGACCAGGACCGGAAACAGCTCGTGGCCGAGCGGGGTGAGTTCGTAGTCGACGCGGACCGGCACCGAGGCCGTGACCGTGCGGGCGACCAGGCCGTCGCGCTCCAGCGTACGCAGGGTCTGGGTGAGCATCTTCTGGCTGACGCCGGCGATGCGGCCGGCGAGTTCGCCGTGCCGC harbors:
- a CDS encoding VOC family protein, coding for MEQRISLVTLGVADVARAHAFYERLGWRGQEVEETVFFQAGGLALVLWGRDRLAADAGMVDGHGFGGMTLAQNVRSRGEVDEVLAVAVEAGATLTQPARETFYGGYAGCFADPDGHVWEIAWNPGFPLADDGTLTVPDFTAH
- a CDS encoding winged helix-turn-helix transcriptional regulator, which codes for MATTTAAQRRDQAKRDYDAFLEQCPTRELLSRLTDKWVALVIPALADGPQRHGELAGRIAGVSQKMLTQTLRTLERDGLVARTVTASVPVRVDYELTPLGHELFPVLVGIKSWAESHMDRVFEARAQFDARP